GACCCTGAATGGAAACGAAGCCCAGGAAGCCCAGGTCTGCAACTTggtaaatagtttcattaattcaaTCACTACAAACATGTGAAGTGTCATCTTGTTGTTATTTATGCATCGTTCTCTTTTTTCAATCCCTTTTTCAATTCTGGTCTAATTTCAGTAATTTTCAAAATGACCTAGTTCATTAAATACACAGAATAGGGCCCCGGAATTTATCAGTTCATATTTCACCAGTATCTATTACAATAAGCTCTcacaaagaaaatgaatctgGTGCTGCAACCACCATCTGGTCATCTGCATGGACCGACCCAGGAGCAACAGTCCTGATCTATTTTGGATCAAATCTCAAAACATTTTTGGAGGTTTATGATTCGATACAGCATATaaatgatacggagctcagaattCATGACATGCTTTCAATTCTGACTGATCTCTCATACAGAAATAATTATATTACAGCtttttatattttaaataaattatcCCATTATACACTGCAAACCTGCTCCCATTTCAACAACATCCTTATTTAGTGTCCCATCAGCCCATTTTAACACGTATGGTCGCCACATTTACTACCTTACAGGTGCACTAGGTAGGATTTAGTAGATCTGTTAGCAGAAATGGAATATAATATTGATAAGTATGAGAACGAGTCCTTTATATCCACATGGAGCACAGGTCCATGTCCACGGAGCCGCCCTGTTGCACCACTACAGTAGCTCAGAACAGACAAAGCTCCAGAGAGTTGCTTCTACATTTCATGTTTTTACAAACCTGAATCCAGAAAGGAAGATGAGGAAGAAGGATGAAGAGGAATCAGTGCTTTCTGGAGCTGGTGACCAAGTTTGAGATCCCAAATTATAAAAAATGGAGGATCGTGTTTATTATTTAGCATGAGAAAACGCAAGAGAGAGTGAATGTAAGTACTGGAGCACCTGACAGCCACAGTACGGTCTGATACACACTTGGAAAGGGAAGGGTGAGGGCGGGGCATTCGGTTGGTTGCGATCAACTGAATCCTACATAGTGGACCTTTAATGAGTCACCTTAAATATACACGACATCTCGATCCCAAACACAGTGGCTCAGCCTGAACACTTGAACATGTTTAATGTCTGAAGCTCGGTTCATTACTTTTGCATGAGAACTAATTAAGTGAACATGAAACAAAAGCGCTTATCTGCTTGTTAACTCGTGACATAACGACTGCATTTCCGGGTCCATGCTTTGTGTTTTCAACATGCTGCGGTGTTGTAGGCCTCGGTGTTTGAATGGCATCCAAAATACGATACAGTTGTCATTCTACTGCTTCCCTTACTCTGAGATTATAAGGTTGATGAGATTGATTACACCACCTGGGAGAAAAGAAGAAGCTAAAGCAAGCGCAAAAAGTCGCTGGGCGACTTGTACATCAGTGGCTCATCAGATTGGAAATGAGGGCACATGAAGAAGGAAGATGTTCACTGAGAATATAAAATAAGAGTATTATTAGAATAGAAAGTAAATAATAATATACTCTCATTTatttctttcagatttttcaagtgtaggtcataaaaagatttttcccgacacccagttatttttgtttagtgaccgaaagctactgaattcaaatcacagacttccaattttattagtttttattttaaatagaacaattaatgaatttatctccacgtggccctaaattctccgctattttttcctgcttcaccatgacccaattcaagatactacaccatgcatcacgtggtgggctttccctgttcacgcaaggcattgtgggatagaaatttgaaacaggagagaaaaatggaggacgtgagtgtgcgaatgaaatgtgaaagagtgactacagtaacggaaagaaagtgagaagaaaagacgttatgttctatacgaaggaaaggaaacgcaggaccaaactaataaatatggcactcagcgagcacctcggtgtgatcagctgttcgtttagcgacagaatgatggaactgtcagtgtacgctcaaagggaaacctgtagatggcagtaatgcaacactgtggatgccagctgccgtaaaacccaaaagaagaagaaggtaaacctgtgcatgcgcacacggacttcctctgtctgcctgactgcgccaagcgagcgatttcatgcacattatttgctttaatcccctcaaattaaataacttcccagccacagaatggcctgatattttgtgagagattacagaaataaacagatatcacaatcgccacatttcagacgcaactaaatttcaccggttttatgaaatcgaaaggccgtctagctttaaaaaattAATTTCTTATCATTTCTTTGGTCACAGCACCATGAACGAAGCTTTTACGCATTTTACAAGATATTAAACTTTCTATCAAGAATGCAGACAAAAAGAAGCAGTGACAGTGAGGAGGCTTGAAGGAAAGCATTGACTCACTTTTCATATTTATAAAATACAATATCTCCAAAAGGAGAGTTTAAAATGGAAACCAAAGTGGCGGGAAGGTGGGACACAAACAGAGgagatcagtgattggttataaGCATAAGCCAGGTGTTACACGGTGATGGTGAATGGAGAGAACCTGCTTTCTAAACTCGTATACCAGCGGCTGTGATGTGAGCTGGAGAGCCGGATGGAGTTCAAGTGTGCTGAAAAAGTCGCTAGATTTGTTGCTAGGCTCTTTTTGAATAGAAGTTTCTAAAGGGGACTAAAAAGTCGCCAAATCTAGCAACAAAGTCTCTGTTGGCACCACTGAAGCAGCGTCTGGACCCGGAAATGGATTCTGACTTCAGACTTAACAAGAAGATTGAGCCAAACATTatattttaaggtgaaaatgtgtACTAGAGGCTTTACTTGCTAGCGGCATTACGCAGGAACCAACTTCAGACATCCAACATTGTGtagacttttttttaaactattgcTGAAAAATATCTCCTTTTCTTTTGGTCCTGAAATTTTGGACCCTCTACATCTCCACATTCACAGCAGAACTCTCTAAACCACAGAAATCAGACTTTTCATTTTCGTTCAAACATCTGAACATGTTAAAACTGTCCTGTCTCACATTTAGCAGGactgtgaataaaaaaaaaaaaaacttttagcaAACAAACTCGTGAGTTACCCGATGAGATTCCGTTAGTAAACAGTATCTGATTTTCAGCGCAAAATCACTTCAGTTCCATTGTTTATGCTACACTGATTTTGCTGTTGAGGTGGAATGTGTTCCTCACATACACACTCCTATCCTTGTGCGTTTTGCTCACTAGCACCATCTAGTTGTGGGGAAAAGTTGTAAAGGTTTCCTTATTCTGTGTCAGAGGTCAGAGGTAGCGTGCGAGTGCATGGCGCGGTTCTTTTTTGAATTTTCTCGGTCCCAGTCGGTGCCTACGGTCTCGTTGTTCCATACGGTAGACGTCTCCGTGTCGCTGATGTAGCCCGGATCACCCGTGTAGTGCGTGGGGTAGATGAGTAAAGGCTCAACGGAGAACGCCCGGAGATCTCTCACCTCATAGTGAGACATGTAGTCCTCCCTACAGAGACAAGTTCATTTATTAATAAATTTAAGATCTAATGAAAAGTGATAATAGAGAAAAATAATGCTGTCTGAGACCTAGCGATAGCAACAATCAAATAATAGTGTCGtatatacagtgctgcttgatatttctgcataaatatgacctaaaacatcatcagattttcacacaagtcctaaaagtagataaagagaacccagttaaacaaatgagacaaaaatattatacttggtcatttatttattgaggaaaatgatccaatattacatatctgtgagtggcaaaagtatgtgaacctttgctttcagtatctggtgtgacccccttgtgcagcaataactgcaactaaacgtttgcagtaactgttgatcagtcctgcacaccggctcggaggaattttagcccgttcctccgtacagaacagcttcaactctgggatgttggtgggtttcctcacatgaactgctcgcttcaggtccttccacaacatttccattggattaaggtcaggactttgacttggccattccaaaacattcactttattcttctttaaccattctttggtagaacgacttgtgtgcttagggtcgttgtcttgctgcatgacccaccttctcttgagattcagttcatggacagatgtcctgacattttcctttagaattcgctggtataattcagaattcattgttccatcactgaatgcatgatactaccaccaccatgttttacagatgggataaggttctcatgctggaatgcagtgttctcctttctccaaacataacacttctcatttaaaccaaaaagttctattttggtctcatccatccacaaaacatttttccaatagccttctggcttgtccacatgatctttagcaaactgcagacaagcagcaatgctctttttggagagcagtggctttctccttgcagccctgccatgcacaccattgttgttcagtgttctcctgatggtggactcatgaacattaacattagccaatatgagagaggccttcagttgcttagaagttaccctggggtcctttgtgacctcgccgactattacacaccttgctcttggagtgatctttgttggtcgaccactcctggggagggtaacaatggtcttgaatttcctccatttgtacacaatctgtctgactgtggattggtggagtccaaactctttagagatggttttgtaaccttttccagcctgatgaccatcaacaatgctttttctgaggccctcaggaatctcctttgttcgtgccatgatacacttccacaaacatgtgttgtgaagatcagactttgatagatccctgttctttaaataaaacagggtgcccactcacacctgattgtcatcccattgattgaaaacacctgactctaatttcaccttcaaattaactgctaatcctagaggttcacatacttttgccactcacagatatgtaatattggatcattttcctcaataaataaatgactaagtataatatttttgtctcatttgtttaactgggttctctttatctacttttaggacttgtgtgaaaatctgatgatgttttaggtcatatttatgcagaaatattgaaaattctcaagggttcacaaactttcaagcaccactgtacattaactggccacttcattaggaacacccgtacatccacctgctgttttattttctgcagttctgtaatcagccgattcctcgacagcagcacgatgcatcaaatcatgcagatacaaatcaagagcttcagttaatgttcacaatgttcaaacatcagaacgggaaaaattgtgatctcacagtgaagcgtgactttctctcactgtggtatgggtgttggtttgatccagatggactggtttgagtatttcagaagctgctgatctcctggggttttcacacacaacagtctctagagtttacacagaatggtgcagaaaacaaaaaaaacactgagtgagcgagcgacagttctgtgggtggaaacaaatgccttgttgataagagagggtcagagggaaatggacagattggtttgggctttttgtcaggaaggatatagtaactcatataatcactctttatagccgtggtgagcagaaaagcatctcagcatgcaacagcagaagaacacattgggttccactcctgcagccaagaacagggatcttagaatcaacaacaagttcctattaaagtggccgaggagtgtatttatatacatttcacatttttttttgaGAACTTCATTAACCCTCTGggctctgagggtattttctggcactctaatgattttggtttgctttgattttgttgtcaatttcaacaaatctaagcagtgttttcaaagtcatatgacttttttgttttcagcacaagttcagctacaataatatctctgtagtctgtatgtcatgattgtactttttaaaaaataacagataaatgaagatgttgtaaaaagcagttttagaactgtgttggaatgtgtgaaaaaaacatgaccttacccattgtgttgaaccgttttggtcacttgaggtgattctgttcagtctgaggaatggatcaagcacaaaaacttaaagctGCTcctttgatttggacaattaactggctgtCAAAAAAAAtacgtcctattgttttgggataaagggttggcagtgggaggggtattcaatgagaagggtaaaaaaaattccattccattcaatgagaagagtgaaaacccctcccactgccatctcttaatcccaccaggtcaagtcccaatgggtaaggtcatgttttttcacacattccaatccagttctaaaactgatttttacaacaccttcatttatctgctatttgactttattttggtatttgactctattcagtccgtcttgaaattaactcttgtactattttactcagttcagagccacagtcaactctgttacacaattactctgtaattttgctcccagtccaactccaaattttactctctaaagagcaaaatgaactattttgaggaaaatacttttaactctggaaaaattgctcagtcatgttTCCTGTATATGCACTAGAGTGCACAACATATCagccgatctgctcatcagaaatagaagaaatatttacacttgagTTGATCTGTGGCGAGATTGAGTCGAAGTTAAAAAAAAGGCACCGTTCATCATCAGtattgcagttctcaagattgaactgaatcgctgtcctgaatcatgaagcgcataaaatccgtgtgccatctcgaaacaagttttacctccaaataagcTAAACTATGTCTGatatattttatcctgtttacgctgGGCGTTCCCacggtgaaagagaaaccaatcaaaaccgaaagagtgaaagtgattatcatgccgttaccatgtgaagtctttttatgaatgcgtaattgcgcgctcagcgctccgactccggtgtgactgaggaaggtgacaagttttacatttcatctaatttaggtcatttaaaaactataatattatttggcagtgggcacataggaaagtgtaaagaatAAAGGTTCTGTcactatgtttatcatgcttgtatgatgacaaacttgcaaagatatttatctaaatacatgacctactcactctaaacctgctgagcttcaccggagaagctctcgaccccagagggttaatactCATTACAATAAGCTAAAAAACTCATCCCTTTTCACCATGACACAAACAGCGAGTGTGTTAAACTCTTACACTGGGTGCTTGTCGTACATGATGGGCAGAAACTCGTCTACAGGAAGCATTTTACTCAGAGGCTCCGCCCTCAGCAGCTTATTGGCTCCTTGTAATGAGATCATGTAGCCCAGTGTCCAGTAGGAATAGTCGGCCTCAACCAGGTTGCGGATGTTGGGAACTGGTTTCTCCGGATCATCCACTTGCATCCTCTTCCTCCcgatgtaactgtgtgtgtgtgtgtgtgtgtgtgtgtgtgtgtgagagagagagagagagtttactgTTCATCTAATTAGAAGATAAGACACTCATTTTCTCTCATTATCTCTCCATTTCCATCCCTCTAATTATTCAGCACTGTGTAATTTAACTCAATTGCACACTCAAGTGTCATCagttccagtgtgtgtgtgtgtgtgtgtgtgtgtgtgtgtgtactcacatTAAATCCCAGTCGAGTCCTTCTGCCTCCACTTCCTGCATCAGTTTCTGCAGTTTCCTTTTAAAGAAGACCTCAAAGCGCAAATCGTCTTCTATAACCAGAGACTTCTGTAGTCTTCTCTCTaatatctaacacacacacacacacacacacacacacacacacacacacacacctctagtgTTGGAATCCTTACTGGAAAATAGCCGAGCTCTGCCCTGTACATTCCCTTCCTGGTGGAAATGATCCCATAATCCTGTTCACCAGACTGAAACTAAAGCAGCTCAGAGTCTTTTCTGTAATTCTGGAGACCAGGACTATTTTCATGCGGGTCTTATTTCCCCCCCCTCACACATACACATTCTAAAAACCATCAAAATCTCCTCCCCATCagtaaacacacacgcacacacacacacacacacacacacctcagtccAGATGTTGTAGTGGGACAGGAAGCAGCCAAGTTCTCCTTTAGTCAGCGGCCTGCCATGATACGGATCACTGTAACCCGGCAACATGCTGATCCCTAACGCACGGATCTGACTGTCATTCAGCgccctgacagagagagagagagagagagagagagagagatatcagacatgatatatacactactgttcaaaagtttggggtcactttgaaatgtccttatttttgaaagaaaagcactgttcttttcaatgaagatcactttaaactaatcagaaatccactctatacattgctaatgtggtaaatgactattctagctgcaaatgtctggtttttggtgcaatatctccataggtgtatagaggcccatttccagcaactctcactccagtgttctaatggtacaatgtgtttgctcattgcctcagaaggctaatggatgattagaaaacccttgtacaatcatgttagcacagctgaaaacagttgagctctttagagaagctataaaactgaccttcctttgagcagattgagtttctggagcatcacatttgtggggtcgattaaatgctcaaaatggccagaaaaatgtctcgactatattttctattcattttacaacttatggtgggaaataaaagtgtgacttttcatggaaaacacaacattgtctgggtgaccccaaacttttgaacggtagtgtacatgtgaAACATTCCACATGGACACTTATAAGATGCGAGACAGATTCACACGAATGAGACAGGAGATTTAGcaatcagctgtgtgtgtgtgagacagagagagacagacgtacTTGCCATCCACTGCATTTACGATCTTGCAGGTGATCTCCTGCTCCCACAGCGTCCTCAACATTCTCTCTCTCCGATCCGGACGCCTCAGCAGGTTAATCATGAACACCTACAACACCAGTCCTGTAAACATCTCCAAAATACCCCCCACTCCCACCCCACCCCTccacacacactgaaaaaaactgaaaactgaatttgaggagaaaattactcaatactagtgaaattaactTGCTGCACGGACAGATATTTTAACTTGATAAGTTGGATGCAATCTAGAACTGGGTTTAATCGTCTCAGAATTgacgtcttgtattcttctaacaggaaacactagatcgtttcaactattttcaagatattttcacttgctaagataatttttttgcagtgcacaaaaaaaaaatacacagccTTTTATGTTTCTGAGAAACTGCAAAAGCAGACACCATATAAACAATTACATGTTTTTTTATGATCAtctgctgtacaagtccctgtgcatgagccgttactatagaagtgATCATGTATTAGAGCGAgtgcgttaatataaacctgcactactgtcagagctgctgttctagagaattaatcaacaccttctgaccaatcagaagtgaATCAGAAACTCAGTCTCACCTCATCGAAGCCCAGTTTATCAGGATGTTTAGGAGGGACGGAGAGATGTGCCGAGGGTTCCACCGGAGAACCACGCACTGAGAACACAGAGACGGAGCACTGTATATACCGTACGGCACACAGTTACAGGAAAGTAAGACCATTTACGTGTTTAATGTAAAAAAGGAGACAGAAGTCTTGTTCCTCTAAACCCATGAGACAATCCTTCACATGGACTCACCCATGACCTCGAGCAGAGTGTGCAGGAAGTTCTCAGCCTCGTCTCGCAAGGAATTACGGCCGTGCAGCGGGACAGGGAAGTGGCCGTAAGTCTCTCGGTTACACAAGTACATCTGAACATCTGGAGAAGGAGAAGAAGTTTTCCAGAGTTTTCCAGATTGGCTTCAAGTAACAGAACACTGATAGTAGAAAGTGTGATAATGAAACAGAATCATAAATTCTGCCACAACGGAGAAGCCGAGAGACGCAGCACTGCATCCGAAACAGAGGAATGAGTAAATAAACACGTTCATTAATAATTCTGGGAAATAAAGCATTAAGTGTCAGCTTAATGCTGAAGTGTACCTTTAAGGTGAGGGACTGGAGCTAATGCTGATGTGACAGggtgtgctgttgtaggaaaataatcaatgccaGGCTGGTGTCACATGACC
The DNA window shown above is from Neoarius graeffei isolate fNeoGra1 chromosome 18, fNeoGra1.pri, whole genome shotgun sequence and carries:
- the colgalt1b gene encoding procollagen galactosyltransferase 1 isoform X1 produces the protein MARVALLLSAASALLVLGPGSGYFPEERWSPESPLLAPRVLLALVCRNSEHSLPHVLGTIERLRYPKDRMAVWVATDHNADNTVAVLREWLVKVQRLYHYVEWRPLEEPSGYEDEDGPKHWTDLRYEHVMKLRQAALDTARQMWADYFLLVDCDNLLTNPDILWKLMKENKTIVAPMLESRAAYSNFWCGMTSQGYYRRTPDYMPIRHRERRGCFPVPMVHSTFLLDLRKQASSELAFYPPHPDYTWAFDDVIVFAFSARMADVQMYLCNRETYGHFPVPLHGRNSLRDEAENFLHTLLEVMVRGSPVEPSAHLSVPPKHPDKLGFDEVFMINLLRRPDRRERMLRTLWEQEITCKIVNAVDGKALNDSQIRALGISMLPGYSDPYHGRPLTKGELGCFLSHYNIWTEILERRLQKSLVIEDDLRFEVFFKRKLQKLMQEVEAEGLDWDLIYIGRKRMQVDDPEKPVPNIRNLVEADYSYWTLGYMISLQGANKLLRAEPLSKMLPVDEFLPIMYDKHPVEDYMSHYEVRDLRAFSVEPLLIYPTHYTGDPGYISDTETSTVWNNETVGTDWDRENSKKNRAMHSHATSDL
- the colgalt1b gene encoding procollagen galactosyltransferase 1 isoform X2: MSSAPSSASATPRTAWLCDLTDSCPGCACGRVATDHNADNTVAVLREWLVKVQRLYHYVEWRPLEEPSGYEDEDGPKHWTDLRYEHVMKLRQAALDTARQMWADYFLLVDCDNLLTNPDILWKLMKENKTIVAPMLESRAAYSNFWCGMTSQGYYRRTPDYMPIRHRERRGCFPVPMVHSTFLLDLRKQASSELAFYPPHPDYTWAFDDVIVFAFSARMADVQMYLCNRETYGHFPVPLHGRNSLRDEAENFLHTLLEVMVRGSPVEPSAHLSVPPKHPDKLGFDEVFMINLLRRPDRRERMLRTLWEQEITCKIVNAVDGKALNDSQIRALGISMLPGYSDPYHGRPLTKGELGCFLSHYNIWTEILERRLQKSLVIEDDLRFEVFFKRKLQKLMQEVEAEGLDWDLIYIGRKRMQVDDPEKPVPNIRNLVEADYSYWTLGYMISLQGANKLLRAEPLSKMLPVDEFLPIMYDKHPVEDYMSHYEVRDLRAFSVEPLLIYPTHYTGDPGYISDTETSTVWNNETVGTDWDRENSKKNRAMHSHATSDL
- the colgalt1b gene encoding procollagen galactosyltransferase 1 isoform X3, encoding MEDLTDSCPGCACGRVATDHNADNTVAVLREWLVKVQRLYHYVEWRPLEEPSGYEDEDGPKHWTDLRYEHVMKLRQAALDTARQMWADYFLLVDCDNLLTNPDILWKLMKENKTIVAPMLESRAAYSNFWCGMTSQGYYRRTPDYMPIRHRERRGCFPVPMVHSTFLLDLRKQASSELAFYPPHPDYTWAFDDVIVFAFSARMADVQMYLCNRETYGHFPVPLHGRNSLRDEAENFLHTLLEVMVRGSPVEPSAHLSVPPKHPDKLGFDEVFMINLLRRPDRRERMLRTLWEQEITCKIVNAVDGKALNDSQIRALGISMLPGYSDPYHGRPLTKGELGCFLSHYNIWTEILERRLQKSLVIEDDLRFEVFFKRKLQKLMQEVEAEGLDWDLIYIGRKRMQVDDPEKPVPNIRNLVEADYSYWTLGYMISLQGANKLLRAEPLSKMLPVDEFLPIMYDKHPVEDYMSHYEVRDLRAFSVEPLLIYPTHYTGDPGYISDTETSTVWNNETVGTDWDRENSKKNRAMHSHATSDL
- the colgalt1b gene encoding procollagen galactosyltransferase 1 isoform X4 — protein: MARVALLLSAASALLVLGPGSGYFPEERWSPESPLLAPRVLLALVCRNSEHSLPHVLGTIERLRYPKDRMAVWVATDHNADNTVAVLREWLVKVQRLYHYVEWRPLEEPSGYEDEDGPKHWTDLRYEHVMKLRQAALDTARQMWADYFLLVDCDNLLTNPDILWKLMKENKTIVAPMLESRAAYSNFWCGMTSQGYYRRTPDYMPIRHRERRGCFPVPMVHSTFLLDLRKQASSELAFYPPHPDYTWAFDDVIVFAFSARMADVQMYLCNRETYGHFPVPLHGRNSLRDEAENFLHTLLEVMVRGSPVEPSAHLSVPPKHPDKLGFDEVFMINLLRRPDRRERMLRTLWEQEITCKIVNAVDGKALNDSQIRALGISMLPGYSDPYHGRPLTKGELGCFLSHYNIWTEILERRLQKSLVIEDDLRFEVFFKRKLQKLMQEVEAEGLDWDLIYIGRKRMQVDDPEKPVPNIRNLVEADYSYWTLGYMISLQGANKLLRAEPLSKMLPVDEFLPIMYDKHPVDCCV